One genomic segment of Salmo trutta chromosome 8, fSalTru1.1, whole genome shotgun sequence includes these proteins:
- the LOC115198006 gene encoding uncharacterized protein LOC115198006 — MKEAVEPGSVQGSVVMTTEYQDDFQNTDTSDNRALWTREPESRLGLVPRSGRGRWMWAGPVLSAFFLLALIIFVSVSNRKTDSRFSSVEKSVANLSSAVQTVTTTLQQSKASEAGLQKEIVRQKITMEMTERKLDSVSESVKELDQVESLRSAVAVLKCSIDRVLHNVTASGCCPLGWVLSGPSSCYYCNLCLCLCSHSVRVLSTRLGVVWSLLLLLL; from the exons ATGAAGGAGGCTGTGGAGCCCGGGTCCGTCCAGGGGTCTGTTGTCATGACTACAGAATATCAGGACGACTTCCAAAATACAGACACCAGCGACAACCGAGCCTTATGGACCAGAG agccaGAGTCCAGGTTAGGCCTCGTGCCCCGATCAGGCAGAGGGAGATGGATGTGGGCGGGGCCTGTTCTGTCTGCTTTCTTCCTATTGGCTCTGATCATCTTTGTCTCCGTCAGCA ataggaAGACTGACAGCAGGTTCTCGTCAGTAGAAAAGTCTGTTGCCAACCTGAGTTCAGCTGTTCAGACAGTCACCACCACTCTACAACAGAGCAAGGCCTCAg AGGCGGGGTTGCAGAAGGAGATTGTAAGGCAGAAGATCACCATGGAAATGACAGAACGAAAGCTGGATTCAG TGTCTGAGTCGGTGAAGGAGTTGGATCAGGTGGAGTCTCTTCGTTCTGCTGTAGCCGTATTGAAGTGTTCCATAGACAGAGTCCTGCACAATG tCACAGCGTCAGGGTGCTGTCCACTAGGCTGGGTGTTGTCTGGTCCCTCCTCCTGCTACTATTGTaatctgtgtttgtgtttgtgtagtCACAGCGTCAGGGTGCTGTCCACTAGGCTGGGTGTTGTCTGGTCCCTCCTCCTGCTACTATTGTaa
- the LOC115199185 gene encoding C-type lectin domain family 10 member A-like yields CCLVPPPATIVICVCVCVVTASGCCPLGWVLSGPSSCYFFSSDGLPWNQARDFCSNYNAHLAVLKTKQDWDFVTGGTKPLFFWIGLSDERTGDWEWVDGTPYIMDRSQWKPGQPDNWKGHGLGGTEDCAMIHANGQLNDDHCSRSYRYVCQGHTLTHT; encoded by the exons TGTTGTCTGGTCCCTCCTCCTGCTACTATTGTaatctgtgtttgtgtttgtgtagtCACAGCGTCAGGGTGCTGTCCACTAGGCTGGGTGTTGTCTGGTCCCTCCTCCTGCTACTTCTTCTCCTCTGACGGGTTGCCATGGAACCAGGCTAGAGATTTCTGCTCTAACTACAACGCCCATCTGGCTGTACTGAAGACTAAACAGGACTGG gactTTGTGACAGGCGGTACCAAGCCGCTGTTCTTCTGGATTGGACTGTCAGATGAGAGAACAGGAGACTGGGAGTGGGTGGATGGAACACCTTACATCATGGACCGCAG ccagtgGAAGCCGGGCCAGCCTGATAACTGGAAAGGTCATGGCCTGGGTGGGACAGAGGACTGTGCGATGATACACGCCAACGGACAGCTGAATGATGATCACTGTTCCCGTAGTTACCGCTACGTCTGTCagggacacacactgacacacacataa